A region of the Stutzerimonas stutzeri genome:
CGAAGTCACCGGGCCGATCGGCCAGCTGGTGCCGCAGGTGTCGCCGGGCTACGGCTACGCGGCGATCACCGTGGCCTTCCTCGGTCGCCTGAACCCCATCGGTATCGTCTTCGCCAGTCTGCTGATGGCGCTGCTCTACCTCGGCGGTGAGAACGCGCAGATGGCCGCCAACCTGCCGCAGTCCATCACTCAGCTGTTCCAGGGCATGGTGCTGTTCTTCCTGCTGGCCTGCGACGTGCTGATCCTCTATCGCCCGCGGCTGAAGCTGTGGGCACGCAAACCGGCGCTCGTCAGCGCCAAAGAGGAGCCAGCCACATGATCGTCCGCGCTCAGCTACTCCCCCTTTCACCCGCTGCCTGCCGTTTGAAGTTCGAGGCCTGACCGATGGACATGGATCTGCTGACCAATATCTTCTACGCCATGATCCGCACCGGTACGCCGCTGCTGCTGGTCGCCCTCGGCGAGCTGGTGTGCGAGAAGACCGGCGTACTCAACCTCGGCCAGGAGGGCATGATGCTGTTCGGCGCGGTGATCGGCTTCATCGTCGCCTTCGCCAGCGGCAACCTCTGGCTCGGCGTGCTGTTCGCCTGCCTGGCCGGTGTGCTGCTCTCGCTGCTATTCGCCATGGTGGCGCTGGGCTTCAACGCCAATCAGGTCGCCACGGGTCTGGCGCTGACCATCTTCGGCGTCGGCCTGTCGTCCTTCGTCGGCGCCAGCTGGGTCGGCAAGCCGCTGGCCGGCTTCGAGCCGATCACCATTCCGCTGCTCAGCGAGATCCCCGTGATCGGCCGCATGCTGTTCGCCCAGGACCTGCTGGTGTACCTGTCCTTCGCACTGTTCGCCCTGGTGGCCTGGGTGCTGCTGAAAAGCCGCATCGGCCTGATCATCCAGGCCGTCGGCGAAAACCCCAACGCCGCCAGCGCCATGGGCCTGCCGGTGCTGCGCGTGCGCACCCTGGCGGTAATGTTCGGCGGCGCCATGGCCGGGCTTGCCGGCGGCTACATGTCGCTGGCGTACACGCCGATGTGGGCGGAAAACATGACCGCCGGCCGTGGCTGGATCGCCCTGGCCCTGGTGGTGTTCGCCAGCTGGCGGGTGAGCCGCGTCCTGCTCGGCGCCTACCTGTTCGGCCTGGCCAGCATCCTCCATCTGGTGGCCCAGGGTCTCGGCCTGGCGATCCCCGGCAACCTGCTGGCGATGCTGCCGTATGTGGCGACCATTCTGGTACTGGTGCTGCTGTCGCGGGATGCGATTCGCACGCGGTTGTACGCGCCGGTATCGCTGGGGCAGCCTTGGCAGCCAGGGCATTGATTTGTCGGGCGAGTTGACTACGCGGAACCAGGCCGGTTGTCGAGTTGCTTGAGAGCCTGGTTTCGCCCTGCTGGGCGAGTCACTTTTTCCAGACGCCTAAAAAGTAACCAAAAACGCTTGCCCCTCCATCCGGCCCCGGCTGCGCCGGGGTTCGTTCGTTCCATCGCCGCTTCAGGGGTCGGCTTACAAGGGCCATCCATGGCCCTTTAAGCCTTTCGCCGCATCCATGCGGCTCACCCCCTTACGCAACGATTCCACTCACCCTCCTAAAAGGGGCGTTCGGTATTGCCTGTTGGTTCGTGCAAAAACAAACCAAAACAACCAGCAAGACCTGGCTCTGATGCCGAGACCGTCAACGACAGCTGGGCATCTTAAAAACGAGTAGCTGGGCACAGACTACGCTTCAAGCCTTTCTGCATTTCAAAGACTCTGCATCGTCCGGCACTTGGGAAACGCTGAGCATCCCCAAAATTGCTGCCCTGCTTTTGCCCCCGATTTCACGGTGCGTATCAGCAGCGCACTGCCGCATTTCGGGCATTGTCGTTCTGCGGTTGGATCGCTACGGCGTTTGAGGTTTCGCACATGCTCACGGTGGGTGGCGAGAGTTGGCGCTCGGCGGTCGGTTTGCAGGGCATGCAGCATAGCGTCGATCTCAGCCTCGCTGAATACCGGCTGCTGGAAT
Encoded here:
- a CDS encoding ABC transporter permease: MDMDLLTNIFYAMIRTGTPLLLVALGELVCEKTGVLNLGQEGMMLFGAVIGFIVAFASGNLWLGVLFACLAGVLLSLLFAMVALGFNANQVATGLALTIFGVGLSSFVGASWVGKPLAGFEPITIPLLSEIPVIGRMLFAQDLLVYLSFALFALVAWVLLKSRIGLIIQAVGENPNAASAMGLPVLRVRTLAVMFGGAMAGLAGGYMSLAYTPMWAENMTAGRGWIALALVVFASWRVSRVLLGAYLFGLASILHLVAQGLGLAIPGNLLAMLPYVATILVLVLLSRDAIRTRLYAPVSLGQPWQPGH